The following proteins are co-located in the Silene latifolia isolate original U9 population chromosome 1, ASM4854445v1, whole genome shotgun sequence genome:
- the LOC141607187 gene encoding DEAD-box ATP-dependent RNA helicase 41 isoform X1, whose amino-acid sequence MAHSNSNGNEPEGAEEADEVKVRCWDQREAEPGEPRCIICGRYGEYICDETDDDICSLECKKMLLERVAKSKQPSTLPVPKRLPATDECFYVRDSKQESSFQSLSCEKAALLRDRLDILVRCGSVPPPALSFSSCNLPAKLLMNIESMGFELPTPVQMQAIPAALDGKNLLVSADTGSGKTASYLIPIITHCANLLSEQLTNRKPLAMVLTPTRELCVQVEEEAKMLGKGLPFKTALVIGGDAMAGQVYRIQQGVELIVGTPGRLVDLLTKHELELDDISIFVLDEVDVMLQRGFRDQVMQIFRALSSPRVLLFSATISPDVEKMANSMTKPLVIVSVGKPNMPNQAVKQIAIWVESKSKKQKLFDILMSKYHFKPPVVVFVASRVGADLLAEAITITTKIKALSIHGDKSMKERRETMRCFLMGEVSVLVATGLLGRGMDLVSVRQVIVFDMPNTIRDYVHLVGRASRLGKEGNAIVFINGEDKKLFPEFVDVLKSMGAVVPRELANIRYIVGTVSKDNQRKRKFGK is encoded by the exons ATGGCACACTCAAATTCCAATGGAAATGAACCGGAGGGCGCTG AAGAGGCAGATGAAGTGAAAGTGAGGTGCTGGGATCAGAGAGAAGCTGAACCAGGGGAACCCCGTTGCATAATTTGTGGCCGTTATGGGGAATATATATGTGATGAGACAGATGATGATATTTGCAGTTTAGAGTGTAAGAAGATGCTGTTGGAAAGGGTTGCTAAGTCAAAGCAGCCCTCTACTCTTCCTGTCCCAAAACGATTGCCTGCTACAGATGAGTGCTTTTATGTTAGAGATTCCAAGCAAGAGTCGAGCTTTCAAAGTTTGTCCTGTGAAAAAGCTGCATTGCTGAGAGACAGACTTGACATTCTGGTCCGATGTGGTTCTGTTCCTCCGCCAGCGTTGTCCTTTAGTTCTTGTAACCTTCCAGCAAAACTCTTGATGAATATAGAGTCTATGGGATTTGAACTGCCCACTCCTGTTCAAATGCAAGCTATACCAGCTGCGTTAGATGGGAAGAACCTTCTTGTTTCTGCTGACACAGGTTCTGGGAAAACAGCTTCATATTTGATTCCGATCATCACTCATTGTGCAAATTTGTTGTCTGAGCAACTGACAAATAGAAAGCCATTGGCGATGGTTCTTACACCAACTAGGGAACTATGTGTGCAAGTTGAAGAAGAAGCAAAGATGCTTGGTAAAGGTTTGCCGTTTAAGACTGCACTTGTGATTGGTGGTGATGCTATGGCTGGCCAGGTTTATCGCATCCAACAAGGTGTTGAATTGATTGTAGGGACACCTGGAAGGCTAGTTGATCTTTTAACCAAGCATGAGCTTGAGCTGGATGATATTTCTATATTTGTCCTTGATGAAGTTGACGTTATGCTTCAACGGGGTTTCCGAGATCAAGTGATGCAGATTTTCAGGGCTCTATCTAGCCCTAGGGTCTTATTGTTTTCTGCAACCATATCTCCTGATGTTGAGAAGATGGCAAATTCAATGACAAAACCTTTGGTGATCGTCTCAGTTGGAAAACCAAATATGCCAAATCAGGCAGTAAAGCAGATAGCCATATGGGTTGAGTCAAAAAGCAAGAAGCAAAAATTGTTCGACATATTGATGAGCAAGTATCATTTTAAACCCCCGGTGGTCGTGTTTGTGGCTTCAAGAGTAGGAGCAGATCTCTTAGCTGAGGCAATCACTATTACTACCAAGATCAAAGCTCTTTCCATCCATGGGGATAAGTCCATGAAGGAGAGGAGAGAGACTATGAGGTGCTTTTTGATGGGTGAGGTCTCTGTGCTTGTGGCAACTGGATTGTTgggccgtggtatggaccttgtGAGTGTGAGGCAAGTCATAGTGTTTGACATGCCTAATACGATCAGAGACTATGTCCACTTGGTTGGCCGAGCTTCTCGACTTGGGAAAGAGGGAAATGCAATTGTGTTTATCAATGGGGAAGACAAGAAATTGTTTCCAGAATTTGTTGACGTGTTGAAATCAATGGGAGCCGTTGTTCCAAGAGAGCTTGCTAATATAAGATACATAGTGGGTACTGTTTCCAAAGATAACCAGAGAAAAAGAAAATTTGGCAAGTGA
- the LOC141607187 gene encoding DEAD-box ATP-dependent RNA helicase 41 isoform X2 — translation MAHSNSNGNEPEGAEADEVKVRCWDQREAEPGEPRCIICGRYGEYICDETDDDICSLECKKMLLERVAKSKQPSTLPVPKRLPATDECFYVRDSKQESSFQSLSCEKAALLRDRLDILVRCGSVPPPALSFSSCNLPAKLLMNIESMGFELPTPVQMQAIPAALDGKNLLVSADTGSGKTASYLIPIITHCANLLSEQLTNRKPLAMVLTPTRELCVQVEEEAKMLGKGLPFKTALVIGGDAMAGQVYRIQQGVELIVGTPGRLVDLLTKHELELDDISIFVLDEVDVMLQRGFRDQVMQIFRALSSPRVLLFSATISPDVEKMANSMTKPLVIVSVGKPNMPNQAVKQIAIWVESKSKKQKLFDILMSKYHFKPPVVVFVASRVGADLLAEAITITTKIKALSIHGDKSMKERRETMRCFLMGEVSVLVATGLLGRGMDLVSVRQVIVFDMPNTIRDYVHLVGRASRLGKEGNAIVFINGEDKKLFPEFVDVLKSMGAVVPRELANIRYIVGTVSKDNQRKRKFGK, via the exons ATGGCACACTCAAATTCCAATGGAAATGAACCGGAGGGCGCTG AGGCAGATGAAGTGAAAGTGAGGTGCTGGGATCAGAGAGAAGCTGAACCAGGGGAACCCCGTTGCATAATTTGTGGCCGTTATGGGGAATATATATGTGATGAGACAGATGATGATATTTGCAGTTTAGAGTGTAAGAAGATGCTGTTGGAAAGGGTTGCTAAGTCAAAGCAGCCCTCTACTCTTCCTGTCCCAAAACGATTGCCTGCTACAGATGAGTGCTTTTATGTTAGAGATTCCAAGCAAGAGTCGAGCTTTCAAAGTTTGTCCTGTGAAAAAGCTGCATTGCTGAGAGACAGACTTGACATTCTGGTCCGATGTGGTTCTGTTCCTCCGCCAGCGTTGTCCTTTAGTTCTTGTAACCTTCCAGCAAAACTCTTGATGAATATAGAGTCTATGGGATTTGAACTGCCCACTCCTGTTCAAATGCAAGCTATACCAGCTGCGTTAGATGGGAAGAACCTTCTTGTTTCTGCTGACACAGGTTCTGGGAAAACAGCTTCATATTTGATTCCGATCATCACTCATTGTGCAAATTTGTTGTCTGAGCAACTGACAAATAGAAAGCCATTGGCGATGGTTCTTACACCAACTAGGGAACTATGTGTGCAAGTTGAAGAAGAAGCAAAGATGCTTGGTAAAGGTTTGCCGTTTAAGACTGCACTTGTGATTGGTGGTGATGCTATGGCTGGCCAGGTTTATCGCATCCAACAAGGTGTTGAATTGATTGTAGGGACACCTGGAAGGCTAGTTGATCTTTTAACCAAGCATGAGCTTGAGCTGGATGATATTTCTATATTTGTCCTTGATGAAGTTGACGTTATGCTTCAACGGGGTTTCCGAGATCAAGTGATGCAGATTTTCAGGGCTCTATCTAGCCCTAGGGTCTTATTGTTTTCTGCAACCATATCTCCTGATGTTGAGAAGATGGCAAATTCAATGACAAAACCTTTGGTGATCGTCTCAGTTGGAAAACCAAATATGCCAAATCAGGCAGTAAAGCAGATAGCCATATGGGTTGAGTCAAAAAGCAAGAAGCAAAAATTGTTCGACATATTGATGAGCAAGTATCATTTTAAACCCCCGGTGGTCGTGTTTGTGGCTTCAAGAGTAGGAGCAGATCTCTTAGCTGAGGCAATCACTATTACTACCAAGATCAAAGCTCTTTCCATCCATGGGGATAAGTCCATGAAGGAGAGGAGAGAGACTATGAGGTGCTTTTTGATGGGTGAGGTCTCTGTGCTTGTGGCAACTGGATTGTTgggccgtggtatggaccttgtGAGTGTGAGGCAAGTCATAGTGTTTGACATGCCTAATACGATCAGAGACTATGTCCACTTGGTTGGCCGAGCTTCTCGACTTGGGAAAGAGGGAAATGCAATTGTGTTTATCAATGGGGAAGACAAGAAATTGTTTCCAGAATTTGTTGACGTGTTGAAATCAATGGGAGCCGTTGTTCCAAGAGAGCTTGCTAATATAAGATACATAGTGGGTACTGTTTCCAAAGATAACCAGAGAAAAAGAAAATTTGGCAAGTGA